From a region of the Trichoderma atroviride chromosome 6, complete sequence genome:
- a CDS encoding uncharacterized protein (EggNog:ENOG41), whose amino-acid sequence MASLLQRVRGAVTRQRSSDLSGLKVVKDPEDADIDIVAIHGLGPQGFKSWISLEGGKSKFWLNDLLAEDIPNARIMTYGYVSDGPNYRYLVHNVLYGRALDLVKELGSQRDRDGTSRRPLFFIAHSLGGWIVKRALIISSEAVDAEIKNIELSTCGVAFLGTLSPGRPQSPTPLAHVIRRTTSGFDGVPDRNASRTPSMQPKASFEWLENQMEAFKAITENLPQISFYETKQTADGFVVEQRHSMSGSDGVQIGLSATHSGLIQFQGRDANYKTFVNRFRELIHQAKATNLLETKQKTFDVTTDQQLEYLKDNFDIPYKLPGDAYTIIHRTSQLELLEASFKPPHDPQALHISIAGLWGDAGAGKTALARDYAEINRDKLSFVFWIWAESWETAVTSYLEFANNLVQYYSKDVPRIQVENDLGLTGVEDMLKVKSLQELDESRVKSVVRAVKDWLMRPDNDKWLLIFDNVEPSFDISNFIPLTLTGKIILTSRESSSCIWGTKLRVGPMLDGEAVELLRSVVGDESLQNDREVEAAYKLVRQLKCHSQSVALAASTISKKSLVVSHFQSQLQSHLPLRLLGSTLDQSSVTRTVLRVSAMLSYTVIPVALFNPSKGPKNVPTRFADAFAEIKAFQVANRLDDVLQYLFDQNFIQTSSTESPPASATSSPSSPSASQGTNSSTTSFETFILDPAARDHVRATLKDGEQKENAWLACNICADGIREQETTSSYLREIHDFGRIMAPHAKACYDDWSSILEHDEDDVAWHVLGNVCMTQGALEQAIGCFELSLQQRSHVDAGERIQTSLSLASLLQQTGQYEKSAEVLENIDLASIDKALGFRVALAKVSAATAQGGL is encoded by the exons ATGGCGAGTCTGCTCCAGCGTGTACGAGGGGCAGTAACGCGGCAAAGGAGCTCAGATCTGAGCGGTTTGAAGGTTGTGAAAGACCCTGAAGATGCGGATATAGA CATCGTAGCGATCCATGGCCTTGGTCCGCAAGGTTTCAAATCATGGATCTCACTCGAGGGCGGCAAGTCCAAGTTCTGGCTAAATGACCTTCTCGCAGAAGATATTCCTAATGCGAGGATCATGACATACGGGTATGTCTCCGATGGGCCTAATTATCGATACCTTGTGCACAATGTGCTATATGGCAGAGCCTTGGATTTGGTCAAGGAGTTGGGGAGCCAACGGGACCGGGATGGAACGAGCAGGCGccccctcttcttcattgcgcATTCTCTAGGAGGCTGGATCGTCAAACGCGCactcatcatctccagcgaAGCCGTTGACGCAGAGATCAAGAACATCGAGCTGTCGACTTGTGGAGTGGCTTTTCTGGGAACGCTGTCTCCTGGTAGGCCTCAGTCTCCAACGCCACTGGCGCATGTAATTCGAAGAACGACATCAGGATTTGATGGAGTTCCAGATCGCAATGCTTCTCGAACACCCTCCATGCAGCCCAAAGCTAGTTTTGAATGGCTAGAGAATCAAATGGAAGCCTTCAAGGCAATCACAGAAAACTTGCCGCAGATATCCTTTTACGAGACAAAACAAACGGCAGATGGATTTGTTGTCGAGCAGCGGCATTCCATGTCTGGCTCCGATGGAGTACAGATTGGGTTATCCGCCACCCATTCGGGCTTGATTCAATTCCAAGGTCGTGACGCAAACTACAAGACATTTGTCAACAGATTTCGAGAACTGATTCATCAGGCTAAAGCCACTAATCTTTTAGAGACGAAACAGAAGACATTTGACGTTACTACAG ATCAACAACTAGAGTATCTGAAAGATAATTTTGATATTCCATACAAACTACCCGGTGATGCTTACACAATTATACATAGAACAAGCCAACTCGAACTACTCGAAGCTAGCTTCAAGCCGCCTCATGATCCGCAAGCTTTACATATCAGCATCGCCGGTCTATGGGGAGACGCTGGCGCCGGCAAAACTGCCTTGGCAAGAGACTACGCCGAAATCAATAGGGATAAGCTTTCCTTTGTTTTCTGGATCTGGGCTGAGAGTTGGGAGACGGCTGTGACAAGCTATCTTGAGTTCGCCAACAATCTTGTTCAATACTACTCCAAGGACGTGCCTCGAATCCAAGTAGAGAACGATCTTGGACTCACTGGAGTCGAGGACATGCTCAAGGTAAAGAGTCTTCAGGAGCTGGATGAATCAAGAGTCAAGTCTGTGGTCCGAGCCGTTAAGGACTGGCTTATGAGGCCCGACAATGACAAATggctcctcatcttcgatAACGTGGAGCCATCCTTTGATATATCCAACTTCATTCCTCTAACTCTCACTGGTAAGATCATCTTAACTTCAAGGGAGAGCAGTAGCTGTATATGGGGGACAAAACTACGCGTCGGGCCCATgttggatggagaagccgTGGAGCTACTTCGTTCAGTAGTAGGAGACGAGTCTCTACAGAATGACCGTGAAG TGGAAGCGGCTTACAAGCTGGTGCGCCAGCTCAAATGCCATTCTCAGTCTGTAGCCCTTGCAGCCTCTACAATTAGCAAGAAAAGCCTTGTCGTGTCTCATTTTCAGAGCCAGCTCCAGTCCCATTTGCCGCTCAGGCTATTGGGCTCGACTCTCGACCAGTCTTCCGTAACAAGGACAGTGCTTCGTGTTAGCGCAATGCTTTCGTATACAGTCATTCCAGTGGCTCTCTTCAATCCATCGAAAGGGCCAAAGAATGTCCCAACGCGATTTGCAGATGCTTTTGCGGAAATTAAAG CATTTCAAGTTGCAAACAGGCTTGACGATGTTTTGCAGTACCTCTTCGATCAGAATTTTATACAGACTTCATCTACTGAGTCACCGCCAGCATCGGCAACTTCATCGCCCAGCTCGCCTTCCGCGTCGCAAGGTACAAATTCCTCTACGACGTCTTTTGAAACGTTCATACTTGACCCTGCAGCTCGCGACCACGTGCGTGCCACGCTTAAAGATGgtgaacaaaaagaaaacgcaTGGCTAGCCTGTAATATCTGTGCAGACGGAATTCGGGAACAAGAAACGACTTCTTCATACCTACGGGAAATCCACGACTTTGGCAGAATCATGGCTCCTCATGCAAAAGCTTGCTATGATGACTGGTCCAGCATCTTGGagcatgatgaagacgacgttgCCTGGCATGTGTTGGGAAATGTCTGCATGACACAAGGTGCCTTGGAGCAAGCTATTGGATGCTTTGAGctctctctgcagcagaGATCGCACGTTGATGCCGGTGAGAGGATCCAGACCTCTCTATCACTTGCGTCGCTGCTTCAGCAGACAGGGCAGTACGAGAAAAGCGCAGAAGTCTTGGAGAATATTGACTTGGCATCCATCGACAAAGCGCTTGGGTTTAGAGTTGCTTTGGCTAAAGTTTCGGCGGCGACTGCCCAGGGGGGACTTTGA
- a CDS encoding uncharacterized protein (EggNog:ENOG41), with translation MPHAHETKPLWLVQPRLDAGEYRDKLIGSVVKYPDLPTERHIPYREGTKMPRELVPSLDPKPVQVRDVKFWTRRIKDAGVSAKLNEILDAFVDRAKEDTSEKMATVARVWHMDSPGEKFKQLLKNTQYFEELFDLLRENHGQGYFITDIVTLTNMEISDSSGRTSGVGAEIKVPVPDPSFNLNVGAGGRFQVHREKGYSACYEEETIIFLGYRLVRLEKVEGTRAKLGRMFLGNKSGFTVRDGFDYWPEMVERAVEGNSEPFLGGMDEIRKPEVETKRVEDEMRKPEEDESAEFDAIVEELGYDFEVVG, from the coding sequence ATGCCTCACGCCCACGAGACGAAGCCCCTCTGGCTCGTCCAGCCACgcctcgacgccggcgagTACCGCGACAAGCTCATCGGCAGCGTCGTCAAATACCCAGACCTCCCCACCGAGCGCCACATCCCCTACCGCGAGGGCACAAAGATGCCCCGAGAACTGGTCCCCAGCCTCGACCCCAAGCCGGTGCAGGTCCGCGACGTAAAGTTCTGGACACGGCGTATCAAGGACGCCGGCGTCTCGGCGAAGCTCAATGAGATTCTCGATGCGTTTGTTGATAGGGCAAAGGAGGATACCagcgagaagatggccacTGTGGCGCGGGTGTGGCATATGGATTCGCCGGGCGAGAAGTTCAAGCAGCTCTTGAAGAACACGCAGTATTTCGAGGAGTTGTTCGACCTATTACGGGAGAACCACGGGCAAGGCTACTTCATCACCGACATTGTCACCCTCACAAATATGGAAATCAGCGATTCCTCAGGCCGCACATCGGGTGTTGGCGCAGAAATAAAGGTCCCCGTGCCGGATCCCAGCTTCAACCTCAATGTCGGTGCCGGCGGCCGCTTCCAAGTCCATCGCGAGAAGGGATACTCTGCGTGttatgaagaagagactaTCATCTTCCTCGGATACCGGCTCGTGCGGCTCGAAAAGGTGGAGGGCACGAGAGCGAAGCTGGGTCGAATGTTCCTCGGCAACAAGAGCGGCTTTACAGTTCGAGATGGATTCGACTATTGGCCCGAAATGGTGGAGAGGGCCGTGGAGGGAAACTCGGAGCCTTTCCTCGGAGGCATGGATGAGATAAGGAAGCCTGAGGTAGAAACAAAGAGGGTTGAGGATGAGATGAGGAAgcctgaagaagatgaaagtgCCGAGTTTGACGCAATAGTGGAGGAACTGGGATACGACTTTGAAGTGGTAGGATAA
- a CDS encoding uncharacterized protein (EggNog:ENOG41~TransMembrane:1 (i12-35o)) yields MASSPSSALTGVIIGLVSSFGSIVLIFLIVFIFWASGCAGSGRIILDRIGRPGEYDDEQAFAREEAEALENMDDMSRTEYLRAKAFVTANPPESAQTDISLSQYLAIQEKGVSAWEFEPELEIANCFVEARTEIEFFDSECTVMSNLPVPKQNDVYYWEAKIYDKPENTLIAIGMATKPYPLFRLPGYHKYSVAYHSNGSRHYNQPFSRTPYGPQIVTGDVIGVGYRPRTGVIFFTRNGKKLEEVVHGLKSQNFFPAIGANGPASVHVNFGQSGFVFIEANVKKWGLAPVTGSLAPPPPYGSEQGSILLETGTKDGFSYSQGRAHRHSVSGTPYNVRAAENDLNLNVQHGRSRSGNFRVLPPTSPGPVRSPTDISLAQLVPSDEHGEPSSSSTNLADEQHLDENPLHLHLEDATNPPPDYSSPTLHQGRNRQYSSDSEEEEYTPLIHVMNRSRGESSATIRPAGHGQPALPEDPVPSYSDAIQQGASPLRRERSDSSESGGSNHSSNSGASSS; encoded by the exons atggcgtcGTCACCATCCTCCGCCTTGACGGGCGTCATCATCGGTCTGGTGTCCTCTTTTGGCTCCATCGTCCTCATATTCCTCATCGTATTCATCTTTTGGGCATCTGGATGCGCTGGCTCAGGTCGAATCATCCTCGATCGTATCGGCCGACCCGGAGAATATGACGATGAGCAGGCATTTGCAAGGGAAGAGGCTGAGGCCTTGGAGAATATGGATGACATGTCAAGGACGGAGTACCTGAGGGCCAAAG CCTTCGTTACTGCGAACCCTCCCGAGTCCGCGCAAACAGACATCTCGCTCTCGCAGTACCTTGCTATCCAAGAAAAAGGCGTCTCTGCTTGGGAGTTTGAACCCGAGCTGGAAATTGCGAATTGCTTCGTCGAGGCCCGAACCGAAATTGAATTCTTCGACTCCGAGTGCACCGTCATGAGCAACTTGCCTGTGCCTAAACAGAACGACGTCTACTACTGGGAAGCCAAGATTTACGACAAGCCCGAAAATACACTGATTGCTATCGGTATGGCTACCAAGCCATACCCTCTCTTTAGATTACCAG GCTACCACAAGTATTCCGTCGCTTATCATTCCAATGGCTCGCGTCACTATAACCAACCATTCAGCCGAACTCCATATGGTCCCCAGATTGTCACCGGCGATGTTATTGGTGTTGGATACAGACCGCGCACaggcgtcatcttcttcacacGAAacggcaagaagctcgaaGAGGTGGTCCATGGCTTAAAGTCCCAAAACTTCTTTCCAGCCATCGGAGCAAACGGCCCCGCTTCAGTCCACGTCAATTTCGGTCAATCTGgtttcgtcttcatcgaggCAAATGTCAAGAAATGGGGCCTGGCCCCTGTCACGGGCAGCCTGGCTCCCCCGCCCCCGTACGGTTCTGAGCAAGGCAGCATTCTCCTGGAAACTGGCACCAAAGACGGCTTCTCTTATTCACAGGGCCGCGCTCATCGACACTCTGTGAGCGGCACACCGTACAACGTCCGAGCTGCCGAGAATGACTTGAACCTAAACGTACAGCACGGACGGTCACGGAGCGGAAATTTCAGAGTCCTACCTCCTACTAGCCCCGGTCCCGTCAGGAGTCCAACCGATATCTCCCTTGCCCAACTCGTGCCATCGGATGAGCATGGTGAGcctagtagcagcagcacgaaTCTCGCCgatgagcagcatctggatgagaatcctcttcatctccaccTTGAAGACGCCACCAACCCGCCACCCGATTACTCAAGCCCAACGCTCCATCAGGGCCGTAATCGACAGTACAGCAGCGACagtgaagaggaggaataCACACCTCTTATCCATGTTATGAACCGCAGTAGAGGCGAATCATCCGCAACAATACGGCCTGCAGGACATGGCCAACCCGCTTTACCCGAGGATCCTGTTCCGAGCTACAGCGATGCGATACAACAGGGAGCGAGCCCACTACGCCGAGAAAGAAGCGATAGTTCTGAATCTGGCGGCTCCAATCACAGCTCGAATAGCGGAGCTTCATCAAGCTAA
- a CDS encoding uncharacterized protein (EggNog:ENOG41), with product MSLKKLTPDSYRVGWICPLEVEQIAAMQMLDEVHSVLEQSFTDHNVYTLGSINGHNVVIAGLPQTGNCSAATVVTQMRMTFRNLRYGLLVGIGGGVPTETDDGVIRLGHVVVSKPIDEHSGAVQYDRGKAEVGHLERTGSLMPPPAVLLNAAQSLAVQRARIDYDPIWRDTLRFNTKIRGQRQFNFPGIANDHLYQPDYYHQKQGMSCEKAGCKPEQRIKRPVDEDDEEFVVVHRGTIASGELVIKSASRRDRLAQRHRVLCFETEAAGALADFPCMVIRGISDYCDSHKNNSWKGFAAAAAAAYARQLFFHMPIELVQEPSSSPCKPTPFKLPFYLPEISRISKFIAREEELTRMHEALQSAAQRRRVAVLHGLGGIGKTQLAIEYSDRYRKDYSTSVWLDARDETTINQSLLRLATRIDSHGASVNYISAAVQGKDQTQIVAAVKRWFEEPENNYWLIIYDNYDHPNLEIAGTKNKDCSPLPKEKTPRADSVGLEGEATSEPYDIRKYLPEADHGAIIVTSRVSLRKLGSCIQIEKFQHLEEGLEILALTSCRENIRQDSAAIELAQRLDGLPLALASAGAYLEQVPITCTEYLQEYQKSWVQLHEGTSELPSYDKALCTTWNISYTHIEKQNSNAALLLRQWAYFDNNDIWYELLQGGEYKPDWLRDLTKDRLTFHGVMKLLCNHGLVQASLLDTPNAAQRAGSAGYSVHACVHSWMIHVLNQHLCEEMTRAALHCVASYVLEPEQPESLSKQRRLLRHADRCYDMINTIEVRNEELELTYNLGSQYFFQGRFGGAEAMYERALQGYEKVWGREHELTLNTADSIGRIYRLQRRFKKAGALLSWALEGRRKVWGPEHSSTLETVVNLGLLYYEQDRFREAEAMYERALQGQEKVLGPEHPATLITVGNLRHVYASQARYEEAEAMYERALQGFEKVLGPENPATLNTVGHLGSLYTSQARFEEAEAMYKRTLKGFEKAWGPEHLLTLGTMTNLGILYSEQCRFNEAKAQFEQTLTGYEKTLGLKSMKTNLNALSCLQSFGNLYYKQGELQNAREYYIRAQEGCLVVYGADSKQVVYLGRRLEDIASRL from the exons ATGTCGCTCAAAAAGCTCACGCCCGACAGTTATCGGGTGGGATGGATCTGTCCTCTCGAGGTAGAGCAAATCGCAGCGATGCAGATGCTCGACGAAGTACACTCGGTTCTCGAACAATCCTTCACCGACCACAACGTTTATACACTCGGCAGTATTAATGGACACAACGTTGTGATTGCCGGTCTTCCCCAAACAGGCAATTGCTCTGCAGCCACGGTCGTCACAcagatgaggatgacatTTCGGAACCTCAGATATGGCCTGCTAGTCGGTATTGGAGGAGGTGTGCCTACAGAGACAGACGATGGGGTTATCCGGCTGGGACATGTGGTGGTTAGCAAACCGATTGATGAGCACTCCGGAGCGGTCCAATACGATCGTGGCAAGGCAGAAGTCGGTCATCTTGAACGCACCGGTTCTCTGATGCCTCCACCAGCCGTTCTCCTCAACGCTGCGCAATCCTTAGCTGTCCAAAGGGCCCGGATAGACTATGATCCCATTTGGAGAGACACGTTGAGATTTAACACCAAAATCCGAGGGCAGAGACAGTTCAACTTTCCAGGTATCGCGAACGATCATCTATATCAGCCAGACTATTACCATCAGAAGCAGGGCATGTCTTGTGAGAAAGCAGGATGCAAGCCAGAGCAACGAATTAAAAGGCCagtcgatgaagacgacgaagagttTGTTGTCGTGCATCGAGGCACTATCGCGTCTGGAGAGCTGGTCATTAAGAGTGCGAGCCGGAGGGATCGTTTAGCACAGCGGCATCGAGTTTTATGCTTTGAGACGGAAGCAGCGGGAGCACTTGCCGATTTTCCTTGTATGGTGATTCGAGGCATTTCCGATTATTGCGATTCTCATAAGAACAACAGCTGGAAGGGATttgcagccgccgccgccgccgcttaTGCCAGGCAGTTGTTCTTCCATATGCCTATCGAGTTGGTACAAGA ACCATCCAGTAGCCCATGTAAACCAACCCCGTTCAAACTTCCATTCTATTTGCCCGAGATCAGCCGAATCTCAAAGTTTATCGCAAGAGAGGAGGAGCTTACACGAATGCATGAGGCTCTCCAGAGCGCAGCTCAACGCCGTCGTGTCGCTGTCCTTCATGGGCTTGGGGGTATAGGCAAGACTCAGCTGGCAATCGAATACTCTGATCGGTACCGCAAGGATTACTCGACAAGCGTTTGGCTAGACGCGAGGGACGAAACAACGATAAACCAAAGCCTTCTCCGGTTGGCAACACGGATCGATAGCCATGGCGCATCGGTGAATTACATCTCTGCCGCAGTTCAGGGCAAAGATCAAACTCAAATTGTGGCGGCAGTTAAAAGGTGGTTTGAGGAGCCTGAGAACAATTATTGGCTGATTATATATGATAACTATGATCATCCAAACCTGGAAATTGCCGGTACTAAGAATAAGGATTGCTCGCCCCTTCCTAAAGAGAAAACTCCTCGCGCGGATTCTGTTGGTCTGGAGGGAGAAGCGACATCGGAGCCGTATGATATTCGAAAATACTTACCAGAGGCTGACCATGGCGCTATCATCGTGACTTCGCGCGTGTCTTTAAGGAAGTTGGGAAGCTGCATTCAGATCGAGAAATTTCAGCATCTAGAAGAGGGGTTAGAGATATTGGCATTGACGTCATGTCGAGAGAACATAAGACAAG ACAGCGCAGCTATCGAACTTGCACAGCGACTTGATGGGCTTCCTCTTGCTCTTGCATCGGCGGGAGCTTACTTGGAGCAAGTGCCTATAACGTGTACCGAATACCTCCAAGAGTATCAAAAGTCTTGGGTGCAGTTACACGAAGGCACCTCAGAACTACCATCGTATGATAAAGCCTTGTGCACGACGTGGAATATCTCATATACGCACATTGAGAAGCAGAATTCAAATGCAGCGCTTCTACTTCGCCAATGGGCCTATTTCGACAATAATGACATATGGTATGAGCTATTGCAGGGTGGTGAATACAAACCGGACTGGCTTCGAGATTTGACAAAAGATCGTCTCACCTTTCACGGGGTAATGAAGCTTTTATGCAATCATGGGCTTGTACAAGCCAGCTTGCTCGACACACCTAATGCAGCACAACGTGCAGGGTCAGCTGGTTATAGCGTGCATGCATGCGTCCACTCTTGGATGATTCATGTTCTTAATCAGCATCTTTGCGAGGAGATGACTCGCGCAGCGCTTCACTGCGTAGCATCTTACGTTCTGGAACCAGAACAGCCTGAGTCTTTATCCAAGCAACGGCGGCTCCTAAGGCATGCGGATCGATGCTATGATATGATCAACACAATTGAAGTCCGAAACGAAGAGCTAGAGCTAACATATAATTTGGGCTCGCAATATTTCTTTCAAGGCCGATTTGGTGGAGCCGAAGCCATGTATGAACGAGCACTTCAAGGGTATGAGAAAGTATGGGGGCGGGAACATGAATTAACATTGAATACAGCTGATAGCATAGGTAGAATTTATAGACTTCAACGCCGGTTTAAGAAAGCCGGAGCTTTGCTCAGCTGGGCGCTTGAAGGGCGGAGGAAAGTATGGGGCCCAGAACACTCATCAACACTCGAGACTGTTGTTAATTTAGGACTGCTCTATTACGAACAAGACAGATtcagagaagctgaagcgaTGTATGAGAGGGCGCTCCAGGGACAAGAGAAAGTATTGGGGCCCGAGCATCCAGCAACACTCATCACAGTTGGTAATCTAAGACATGTGTATGCATCGCAAGCGCGatatgaagaagctgaagcgaTGTATGAGAGGGCGCTCCAGGGATTCGAGAAAGTATTGGGGCCCGAGAATCCAGCAACACTCAACACAGTTGGTCATCTAGGAAGTTTGTACACATCGCAAGCGCgatttgaagaagctgaagccatGTATAAAAGGACGCTTAAAGGGTTCGAGAAAGCATGGGGACCGGAGCATTTATTAACCCTTGGCACAATGACGAATCTAGGAATCCTCTACAGTGAACAATGCCGATTCAACGAAGCTAAAGCACAATTTGAACAGACACTTACGGGCTACGAGAAGACTCTGGGGCTTAAGAGTATGAAAACAAACCTTAACGCATTAAGCTGCCTCCAAAGCTTTGGAAATCTTTATTATAAACAAGGCGAGCTGCAAAACGCTAGGGAATACTATATTCGTGCACAGGAGGGCTGTCTTGTTGTTTATGGGGCTGATAGTAAGCAAGTTGTATATTTAGGAAGAAGATTAGAAGATATTGCATCAAGGCTATAG
- a CDS encoding uncharacterized protein (EggNog:ENOG41~TransMembrane:1 (o66-86i)): MAPALESAGQALTGTQTVDVIDTDVFPSSADGPLAEGARIFARLAKRTNDPSKGVLDPHDINNAGFFFLFALIGVAFVVTGIWFFFWAKNGGIHFKDDDWDDYKSTVMRRKGPNGTILSNATRSTNLGGGSVYKRYDDHEDDGHTVITESTALSGITAGASDIFAREKRKKKREAREAERKKRRGEKGKSTSSNEFEGVVDEKAERDAKKFLRNYRHEKPARVGGINKEAEGSEWEGSTNAAESSVGATSELLANQEPTPTSDPPPKSEPPKTRSGGIRKVYSTADRRENRESERMRAEARRLRAADKVAQRDFAYQRATGTATDSQLSESLLSGTASGSGGSTTLGESIPEEGESEVGTKSYHHPLPELKEQRRREREERRARRTKSGYRRTNTDDNSEI; this comes from the coding sequence ATGGCGCCGGCGCTGGAGAGTGCCGGACAGGCCCTCACCGGCACGCAGACTGTTGATGTTATCGACACCGATGTCTTCCCCAGCTCTGCGGATGGCCCTCTCGCTGAGGGAGCGCGCATCTTTGCTCGCCTCGCCAAACGAACCAACGACCCGTCCAAAGGCGTTCTCGACCCCCATGACATCAACAAtgccggcttcttcttccttttcgcgCTCATCGGCGTTGCCTTTGTCGTAACGGGCAtctggttcttcttctgggccaAGAACGGCGGCATCCACTTCAAGGACGACGATTGGGACGACTACAAATCCACGGTTATGCGTCGCAAGGGACCCAATGGAACGATTCTCTCCAACGCTACCCGCTCGACGAATCTGGGCGGTGGAAGTGTCTACAAGCGCTACGACGACCACGAGGATGACGGCCACACTGTAATCACGGAAAGCACTGCTCTGAGCGGCATCACTGCCGGTGCGAGTGATATCTTTGCTcgcgagaagcgcaagaagaagagggaagccCGAGAGGCCGAGCGCAAAAAGCGACGCGgcgaaaagggcaaaagcaCCAGCTCCAACGAATTCGAGGGCGTCGTGGACGAAAAGGCAGAGCGAGATGCCAAGAAGTTCCTGCGCAATTACCGTCACGAAAAGCCCGCCCGCGTTGGCGGAATCAACAAAGAGGCCGAAGGCTCAGAGTGGGAAGGATCTACAAACGCGGCTGAATCTTCTGTTGGCGCAACCTCCGAACTACTTGCCAACCAGGAACCCACGCCTACTTCGGATCCTCCTCCCAAGTCTGAACCTCCCAAGACCAGGAGCGGTGGTATCCGAAAGGTGTACTCGACTGCGGACCGTAGAGAGAACAGGGAATCCGAGAGAATGCGTGCCGAGGCTCGACGACTGCGCGCGGCTGACAAGGTGGCCCAACGAGACTTTGCCTACCAGCGAGCTACCGGCACGGCGACAGACAGCCAGTTGAGCGAGAGTCTGCTGTCTGGCACGGCTAGCGGCAGCGGTGGCTCGACTACTCTTGGCGAGAGCATCCCCGAGGAGGGCGAGAGTGAGGTCGGCACCAAGAGCTACCACCACCCGTTGCCTGAGCTGAaggagcagaggaggagggagagagaggagcgCAGGGCGAGACGAACCAAGAGCGGTTATCGACGCACAAACACCGACGACAACTCCGAAAtttga